Part of the Halomarina litorea genome is shown below.
GCGCCCGTCTCACGGGAGAGGAGGATCCGGCGGGCCTCGGCGGCGGTGTCGGCGTCGGCGTGGTCCTCGAGTTCGTGCAGTCTGAGGTCACCGTCGAGGACGCGGTCCGCGAGGGCCTCGGCGCTGGTCCCGTCGGCGTCGCTGTCGGTCATACGCGGGCCTCGGCGCGCGGGGGACTAACCGTTACGCATCGCCGTCGCCTCGCCGGGCACGCCACTCGCCCGCCAGCAGGCCGAAGTAGTGGGCGTCGTGGTACGCGCCGTCGGCGTAGCGTTCCTCGCGGTGGACGCCCTCCTCGGACAACCCGAGGGAGTCGACGAGGGCGCGCGAGGCGTCGTTGAACGCGAACACCCGGGCCGCCACCTTGTGTACCCCCAGGTGGTCGAACGCCCAGTCGAACAGGAGCGAACAGGCCTCGCGGGCGACGCCCGCGCCCTGCGCACGGGGCGTGACCCACACGCCGAGAGTGCCCACCTCGGTCTGGGAGTCCGTCCGGAGGGTGAGCAGGCCGGCGTACTCGCCCTCCCTCACGGCGACGAGGGCGACGTCCCCGCCCTCGCCGAACCCGTCGAGGAAAGACGCGACGTCCTCGCCGGTGAACGGGCCGGCCGGTCCCCCGCCGGGGATGCGAACCGCGGGGTCGTTCATGTCGCGCTGAATCGCATCGTGGTCCTCGTCGGCGACGGGGTGGAGGGAGACGCGCGTCCCCTCGGCGAAGGCGGGTCCGGGCATGGTCGTGGGTCGCGCAGTCGGCACATCAATCGCACGCAAGCGGGTTTGAAGTCCCGTCGCCGTCACGGTCGGGTATGGTGAGAATCGAGGACGATGCGGTCGTGTCGTTCGTGGAGGCACTGGAGGACGCCCGCTGTCCCGAGTGCGGCGCGGCCGTCGAGTGGCAGGTGAACCTCGATATCGACGGGACGACGTACATGGCGAAGCACTGCGGCAACGAGTACTACATGGTGCCCCACCACTACCGGTTCGTCGTCGACGAGGGCGACGCGGAGTCCGAGGACGGAGAGGAGGCGTAGCCGGGAGGAGGCGTGGGGAGTGGCTACCCTTTTGCCCACGCGCCACGCGCACCCGGTATGACTGCACCCGCGGACCGCATCTTCACGAACGCGGCGGTCCACACGCTGGCGGGAGACGACGGGGACGGAGAGCAGGCGGGCGAAGCGGACGCGGAGGCCGTCGCCGTCCGCGACGGGCGTATCGTCCGCATCGGGTCGGCCTACGAGGTGGCCTTCCTCGAAGGCGTCGGGACGGACGTGGTCGACCTCGCGGGCGGCGTCCTCCTGCCGGGGTTCGTCGACGCCCACACGCACCTGCCGATGGTCGGGCGGTCGCTGGTCCACGCCGACCTCTCGACGGCGGAGTCGCCCGACGACGCCGTGGCCCTCCTGCGCGAGTCCGCCCGCGACGACCGCGAGTGGATACTCGGCTACGGTTACGACGAGAGTTCGTGGGACGAGTCGCGCTACCTCACCCGCGAGGACCTGGACGGGGTGAGCGAGGACAGACCGGTGGCCGCCTTCCGCGAGGACATGCACACGGCGAGTCTGAACAGCGTGGCCCTCGACCGCCTCGCCGACTCGATGCCCGAGGGCGACGTGAAACGGGAGGGCGGCGAGGCGACAGGCGTGGTCGTCGAGGCGGCCGTCGACCCCGTCTTCGCCGCGACGGACCCCGACGCCGAAGGGATGCGTGACCTCGTCGTCGCCGCGCGGGACCGGGCGCACGAACTCGGCGTCACGGGCGTCCACGACATGGTTCGGAACTCCGCCGCGCCGCAGGTCTACCGGGAACTGGACGCCGCGGGGGAACTCGACCTCCGGGTGCGACTCAACTACTGGACCGACCACCTCGACTCGCTCGTCGACCTCGGGGTGCGGACGAACCACGGGACCGGGTTCGTCCGCGTCGGCGCGGTCAAGAGCTTCACCGACGGGAGTTTCGGGGCGCGGACCGCGAAGCTCTCGTCCCCCTACGAGGGGACCGACGAGGACGGCCAGTGGGTCGTCGACCCCGACGAACTCCGCGAGTTCGTCGCGCGGGCCGACGACGCCGGCCTGCAGTTCACCGCCCACGCCATCGGCGACGACGCCATCGAGACGGTCCTCGACGCCTACGCCGACACGGCGGACCCGGCAGGCGCACGCCACCGCGTCGAACACGCCGAACTGCTCACCGACGAGGCGGTCGGGCGATTCGCCGACCTCGACGTCGTCGCCTCCGTCCAGCCGAACTTCCTCAAGTGGGCGCGCGAG
Proteins encoded:
- a CDS encoding GNAT family N-acetyltransferase, coding for MPGPAFAEGTRVSLHPVADEDHDAIQRDMNDPAVRIPGGGPAGPFTGEDVASFLDGFGEGGDVALVAVREGEYAGLLTLRTDSQTEVGTLGVWVTPRAQGAGVAREACSLLFDWAFDHLGVHKVAARVFAFNDASRALVDSLGLSEEGVHREERYADGAYHDAHYFGLLAGEWRARRGDGDA
- a CDS encoding amidohydrolase, whose translation is MTAPADRIFTNAAVHTLAGDDGDGEQAGEADAEAVAVRDGRIVRIGSAYEVAFLEGVGTDVVDLAGGVLLPGFVDAHTHLPMVGRSLVHADLSTAESPDDAVALLRESARDDREWILGYGYDESSWDESRYLTREDLDGVSEDRPVAAFREDMHTASLNSVALDRLADSMPEGDVKREGGEATGVVVEAAVDPVFAATDPDAEGMRDLVVAARDRAHELGVTGVHDMVRNSAAPQVYRELDAAGELDLRVRLNYWTDHLDSLVDLGVRTNHGTGFVRVGAVKSFTDGSFGARTAKLSSPYEGTDEDGQWVVDPDELREFVARADDAGLQFTAHAIGDDAIETVLDAYADTADPAGARHRVEHAELLTDEAVGRFADLDVVASVQPNFLKWAREDGLYEDRLGRERTRATNRYRDLLDAGVPLAFGSDCMPMDPLLGVEQAVTAPGECQRLTVSEALRAYTRGAAYAAFEEDEAGTVEVGKRTDFTVLAESPWEVPSERIGDVDVTHTVVDGRVVHRRND